A window of Acinonyx jubatus isolate Ajub_Pintada_27869175 chromosome B2, VMU_Ajub_asm_v1.0, whole genome shotgun sequence genomic DNA:
TCAACAAAAtatcctccttccctccccacccctgcccccacagaaGGTTAAACTATCAACCAAGACATTGGGACAATGCTTGGGTCAATAGTTTCTTCTAAATAATAAGTCTTGGGCCAAGAGTTTCTTCTAAGTAAGTACTAACTCAATAACAAAATGTGGCATTATGGCCAGGGCTATGGTATCACAATATGTGAAGACCAAAAAGTCCAACATCTAATCAGCTCATGTGTGCACCTCCCCTACCCCAAGGGACAGAGTCAAAAACCATGTTCTATGGACCTTAGCACGCTGTGTGTCTCACATTTTATCATCAGGAAATCAGTCCAGTGGGGACTTCTGAAGCTCGTGCCAACTATAATTAATAACACAGATTTTCTATCACATGTGCCCTGACTAGTgtctctggaaaagaaaaatgttatttagaaTTTGTGAAAATTTGTAGGCATTaggtatttgtcaaaactcatataACGGCACACCAAAAAGAGCAAGTTGTAttttgtgtaaattaaaaaaaaaaaaatgttaacctttGGGAAAAGCCTATCTCAAACTGTAACTTAAGACACATTTTAAGCAACTATTTCACGTCTTTTTGTTTATTAGAGCTCAAATTAAAGTGATAGGTGGTAAGAATGTTTACCATGAGGTTGGTTCTTCTTTTGCGGTTTAGTTTATTACCggaaacagaaaatacaagtCAGCAGAGAGGTCAAaaatggagggtggggagagtCTGACCTGTTAGGAACCTAACAGGAATTAGGAATTGTTAGGAATTGTTCTGTTTATGTATTTCACAACCATCCTATTAATGGGATAGTATCTTCCATGTTTATAAGCTGTTTAAGGACTAAATCCTAATAGTGATAGATCAAGTGAACTACATAATGGTGATCACAGGTGATACCAAAACTTCTCTGGGGCTGCTGGAACCCTGGAAGATCATAATGGCTTTAGGAAAATTATTAACCAGTCTGGCTTTCCATGAGATCTAAACCCACCAAGTGGTTAGCACGTTTGGAGTGTGAGTGCATTTTACAGAAAGCTCCAAGGTGCTCCAGGGTGGTGGTTCCCTGGGAAGCAGAGTGGATATCCAAGAGCTTTGGCTGGTATGAAGGAGTTCTCCAGAAAATGACTGATTAAGAAAACAAGTTCACATAGAGTTAAACAGTACATTCTGTCGGCTGTAATGATGTTGTCAAGGACACCATAAATAATCCAATGAATATATTAACACCATAAGTGAGATTTCTTGGTTTCTGGTTTGCGTTTACTTCAGCGTTCCTTTAGGGTGTGGTCCTTCCCTGTTCACCCAAAGTCAACACTAGGTTCAGATATTTTCTTACCTCAAAGtttcattttctgaatttattgagCAATCATTCCCCATTCACCTCCAGTGCCAAGAAGTGGGTATCTCAGGGTAATCTCCTCTCAACTAGCTTCATTATCTATGAATCCTCTAAACTATCTTAGAAGCAACCCCAAGGAACAGGTTTAAACCTGTTGTAAACCCAGTGTCCCCCAACATGCTGGACCCCATGGCACTAGTGGGTGTTCAGTGTTGGCTTGGAACAGTGTCAATTATGGCTGTCATTGAGCTCCAGCCAAAGGTCCCGCAAAGTGACAGGTGCTGCTCTGAATGATGAATTCTTCATCCCATGATCACTCCCagttgggagaaaataaatggtttttcattttttttaattttttaaatatttattttcgagagagagagaaaggacaagtcagggaggggcagagagagagaagggaacagaggatcccaagcaggctctgtgccatagacagcagagagcctgatgtgggttcaaattcatgaactgtgagatcatgacctgagctgaagttggacacttaactaactgagccatgcaggcacccccaaaataaaggTTTTGAGAGAATTAACCAATATCACTATTGTCTCTTCACTATAATCTGAACCACCCATTTTCAGCAAAGCAAGAAGAGTGGGGTGGTGTTTAGATACCAATAATCTTCATTGACAACATTATAAAAAGCAAGAGGGGACACTGACCAAGGACCAGAGTTGGCTCTAACACCCACATGGCTGGTGATGGAACTAGGCCTACCTCTGATTTGGAGCTGTTTTCTGAGGTCAATGTAAAAAGCCACATTCACTgcactttcaagaaaaaaaaaaatccttggaaaAACTGTGAGCGACAGTGTAGTATTGTAATGCATTCTACATGTTTCTACACAAAATAACACTTCCCTTTAATACTTTTCCTCTAAGTGTTCAGTGGGAGAAGACACAATCCTGATTAGTTTAGAGTATTTTCCCTTCTGAGTAGAcaactgactttttatttttcactgactTTTTTCTATAGGTATGAGCTCCTTGCCACCCCTCCCTTACCCCTGTTATCTGTCATGTCCCTTCACTTCTCTGGTGATACTTCTAAAAGCTGTGTTTCAAGTGACACTCTTCAATCTTAAACAAAAGATGTGtaccttttgaaaaaaaagagaatcagagCTTCATCTCCTATTTGCCCTTCACCCCAGTTTGCCTCCACCCAGCCTGCAGCCATGGAGGTACAGGCCAAAACTCACCACAATTCCATTGCTGATTAAACTGTAAggaacataggggtgcctggatgcctcagttggtggagcgtgggagtcttgatcttggggtcgtgagtgtGTGGATATTACTTCAAagtaaatcttcaaaaaaaactgtaaaaaacataaaagtatatTATTACATATGATATTTGCCATAGGTTTCTCAAAAATGCCTTTTATCAAGTTCAGGAAATTCCCTTCCACGTCTAATTTGctaattttcatttagttttatctGCAGGTATTGGAGATGTTATTACCATGGTTATTACATAGGTAGATATTTTAGTATCAAACTATCTTTGAATAGGGCCTACTTTCATATGCATGTGTTCATAAACTGCTGgattcaatttgttaatattttgtttgagATTTAAGATTGCCATATAATTTAAttccttgcatttttaaaatctggtttaaATATTAACAACTTCCATAATAATGCCTTCTTCCTCCATGAGTTGGTCAGATACTTCAATTTATTGTAGGGAAAATTAAATCTTAATCCACTATATGAAGAAGTCAATAGATAAAGTAAAATTGATTAGCCACAAAATAGCAATGTAAGAATTACTGAAGAATAAGAAAGTAAATATGAGAAGAAACATCTGATGGGATTGGAAGGAGTTGCTTCTAGAGAAAAGAGCGATAAAACTGGGCACTGCttgatttgcttttgttttattttattttgtttgttaaaataatcattctaggggtgcctgggcacctcagttggttaagcgtccgactttggctcaggtcatgatctcacagttcctgggttcaagtcctgtgtcaggctctgtcctgacagcttgcttcagattctgtctccttttctctctgcccctcccccactgtgctcggtctctgtctctgtctctctctctctcaaaaataaacattaaaaaaaatttaataaaaaaaataagccttttaggggtgcttgggtggatCGGCTGGTTAAGCTttttactttggctcaggtcatgatcctgtggttcatgagtttgagccccacattgggtcctctgctgtcagcacagagcctgcttcagatcctctgtccccctctccctctgccccttcactgcttgctctctctctctctcaaaaatgaatgaacattaaaaaaaagtaataatccttttaatattacttttcttttaaaactatgaaTATGTATTACTTTGATAAAAACTAAGGAGCAGATTTAGTTTCACAAAACTCAGAGACATTTATGGTGCAGAATCTATTTTGAGATCTGTGacaccttcttccttttctctagtGAACATATATTAAAGTTGTGGCTTGTTTCTCCAAGCTCTTTCCAGCCAGTACATTttgcatttccctctctctgaacaCGTGAAACTTCTTCCCTCCACCTTTCAACATCCCCAAATATTGGATTTCTTCCAAGCAAACATTGGAAGACATTTTTAACCCCCTCCCCCTATTAGAAAGCAtgcaataaaatcatttttatattcatttaaaatatcctaCAAAGGACTTCTGGTCTGGTGACAGAATTCTGTAGAGGTCAGGCACTGGTTggttggaggtttttttttttttggcatctggTTGAATGATAGGTGCTGTGGCTTTGGTTGGACAACAAATTCAGTATACACTGATGGATGCTGGAGGGATCCTTGAGTGATGATGCTGTCAGGAAGTACTTCCTAGACCCAATTTGGGCTGATTGGGAAGTGTTGCCCTTTACAGACGCTGGTCCACCAACCAGTTTCATGGTAAGGCTGACTCTGGAGATGAGCTTATACACGCCACTTGTTGGATGATCATTTTAAATCAGAATTAAGACTGATGAGAGGTAAACTGAAAACCAATCATGACAAAAGGTATTCCTTTgttgatttgttctttttgtttgtgatggaaactgattatcttttttttctgttaaaacaaTTAAAGCAGTGGCTTTTGAgttttgtgggatttttaaaaattgccgcCATTGGTTTGCATATTTGCTTTACCTTGTCGCTAAGTGGGAAGGAggtgacattttctttaaattaaaatttgcatATTTAATCAGCATTTCAGATTCCTTGGAGCAGACTGTTGTTCCCTTCCATCTATTTGTGTTATTGTCATTGTTGATACAGTGGAAGAGTTGAAAACAGTAGACTTTAGCTTGCTGGGGTACTTTTCATTGAGGATTGAGATCACAAGCAACTATCATCTTGGGacccatggggtggggggagttctTAAAATCAGGACTTCAGACTCTAAGGATAAAActgcttccttctgtttttcttgtcAACCTTTTTGAAGAATTTAAGACTAACTGTCTTAATTCTGGAGGCTGATTGGCTATGGTATTTGAAGACTGTGATTGAGTTAAGACAATGGATGCTAGATAACAGGAAGAGGAAAGATGAGGTTTGGGGACTATATTGACATTTAGATTCTGATTAGATTGGAAAAGGGCAATTATAGTTGATGTGGTCATATTATATTTGATTGGATTAAAGTGTGGCTGGTTGGATTATCTAATTGAAAAAGGAGGTGGCCAAGCAATCTGATTTATGTTATATCTAATAAAGGTAATCACACAGGGATCCTGGAGAGAAGAGGGTATCAGTAACTTTGTATAtctgggggtggcaggggtggggtcacTGGAGGCTGCTAGAGGTTTTCTATAGGGGATGACCCTGAAGATGATCTTGAAGGCTGGCACAGTGGACAGCAGGCTTCTAGGAAGGGTATGTCCAAAGGAAACAGTTATGAAAGGGCATCTTGTACTTAAGAACACTAAAATGTTCCAGATGGCCACTGTATGGTGTGGAGTGTTGGGAAATGGGTGGATGGGTTTGGTGATTAGGGACCTGGtaggaaaaaatttaacattCCAGTTTTATCTCAAAATAGAGTGTTGGAGGAGATTTTCAAGAAAGGGAGCGACATTATCAGATGTATTTTTTATGAGGACCACTGGATTATTTATAGAAGATAGACAAGAATGAGAatacactggggcgcctgggtggctcagtcaggtaagcctccaactttggctcaggtcatgatctcacggttcatgggttccagcccagcgttggtctctgggctgacagctcagagcatgtagcctgcttcagattctgtgtttctctctctctctgtccctcccccgctcatcctctgtctctctgtctctctctcaaaaataaataaacatcgaaaaagtcaaagaaaaagaaaagaaaagaaaaaagaaaagaaaagaaaaaagaaaagaatgagaatataCTGATGATAGGGCACTGATGAGGAGGCTTCAGgtggaaaaaaaagcacaattgtTATCTTAAGGCCACTggtaggaaaggagagaaaaaaaaacatatgaaatattttcttttaattggttATGTGTGAAGGACAGTAGTCCAGGAAAATGCTTAGAATTCTTGTTTGCCCAATTTGGTGAGTGGTAACACCACAATATTTTCTCCTTGGCACATAGGTGCCATATTTTACTATCATATAAGAAAAGGTTTCTTCTTGAAGTTGTGCTCACAGGCATCACTGCTTTTAGAAGGACGCGATGAAAGTCTGGCATATATTTCACAGCCAGTTTTTCTAAACGTGGTTCCTTGAGGCACAGGTTTTGAGAAAAGTAAACAGATACTCTGTAGAGGAAGAAATGTTGAATAATCCAAAAAACTTTTGGGAAACATGAAATATTACACGCCCCCTTGGAAAGTCACAGTGGAAACATATCAGAGACTCACAgtaaagagactcttaaacttTCTTTGACTCTGACTTTCCCATATTTATTTGAGTTTAGAACTCCTTTTTCACAGAACACATATTTGGGGGGATTTAAGTAGACCAAATGCAGTGTTTGTGTTATGAAATTTGGGTAGGATTCGATTATCCACAAATAACTGTGTTTGAATCAGAAGACAGAACTGTATCCAGTGGTGTGCTGCTAAATGTTTACTGGCCAAActaggggaggtgggggaggtaggAGAGAGTGGAGGTGTGAGAGATACAGAAGGAAGCACAAAATAGTTGTCTTGGAGAGCAAGACAGCAGACTCCCCGAGGCAGCATGATAGAATTACCAGGCAGTTTTGAATCCCCATTGGAGGGTTGAGGTCATGAACTTCAAGTGAGGCTAGCCAACAATAGCAGTGCTGTTTTCCTCAGCCCTGCCGTTTAGGAGTTATGAAGACAGGGGCTACGTTTAACCAGGATTAGAGCTTTTCCAGGCAAGAataacaggaaggaaagaagcatgaGAGATGAGAATCCATGCAATGTCTGGTGGGTAAGGAAGGAGCAAGCAGAGGGGAGTATGATGAGAAGTGCTTTGGATCAGAGGTCTCGAACTATCAGAGGACAGTTGGAGTTAGGTTATTTATTCCAAGAGTAAGCAAACTGAAAGGAAAGGAGGTTCTAGAGTTCAGATTTGGGAAATGGGACACTTGCTCATAGTGATAAGAGCTAGGGCATGGCAAAGGAAGAGGCCATCAGAAGTGAGAAGGTCTAGGTGTCTGGTAGGTTCTGTGGATGACATCCAGGATTATGATGAATGGAGGATGGAGGAGGACGGCAGTTGAGCCAGGTGCTAAACCTCAAGGATTCTGGAGGAAAGGGAATTCCAGAGATGACAGCAACCGCTGGGGTAGTATCACTGGGTTGCATGAGCTTCAAGGAAGCTAGGAGTTctaaaaatgtagaagaaatgtttttgaaactGCAAAGACATCCCACTTTTAGAGTTTGAGATGATGTGGATGTCAGAGGACATGGATGTGGATGTGATGTGGATGTCCTCTACTTTAGGAGAAATGGTCTCCTCAGGGAACAGCAGGCATCCAGCATGAGACAAGAAGGTAAAGGGAAGATCCCAGAGGTGGCTGAGGATTTAGGAGAGTTTGTTGATGAGGAGCATCTTTCCAGAGGGCAGAGTGGAAGAGTTTGGGAGGGTGGGGATGGTTGGATGAGACCTTGTCTTGAGTTTGTGGGGGTGAGGCTCCAGAGGATGACGAAGCTGTAGTGCATGAGGCAGGATGGACTGGTCTTGAGGGAAGATGGTTGATTCAAGTTGAGTCCAATAAAATTAGGGGGAGGCTTCATTCCACTTTGGCTGAAACACCAAGAAGCATCCTTAGACGCCTTGTTTTCCACAGCAAGCAGGGCCATACCTACACTGCTTCTGCACACTTTAGTACTGGGCATAAGGTGGACTCAACAAATACTCACTGCAGAAATTATTCTCAAGGGACAACAACTAATACGGCCCTGCCTCACTTCTAACATATTAATAGGATCTTAGCTAACATTACCACCCTCTAGGAAAGTACTAAAAGATGCTTTTGTCTGACCCTTCTCCCCTCACTCACTTACCTCCTCAAGAAGAGTGGTGTATCTGATTGCGAGGACAGGTGCCTTCTCCTCCAGGGCCAACCTGGACATTTTCCTCTCAGACTCTGCTTTCCTGTGGTCACTACACCCAAATCCAGTCCCAGGCCCATTGCAGGCCTGCTTTCTTGGTTCTCCAACTCTTGCTTGATGGGGGTACCCAGACAGATAAGGGTACCTGGACGGGTGAAAATTTGCTCTGTAAACCAACCCTCTCCACGTACAGCTCTCAAAACCCAGCTTTGCAATGTCCAACATGGGAGCTATTAGTcacatatggctatttaaatttaaattaattaaaataaaagtcattgtCTTGATGGCACTAGCCACATCTCAAGGGCACAATAGCCTCACATGGCTACACATCAGTCAGCACAGCTACAGAACACTTCCGTCATTCCAGAAAATTCTAGTAGAATGCACTGCTCTGAAACATTAATCAAACCATTGTTATTGGCCCCTTTCTAACTCAAGTGTTTTTCATTGCAGCCGAATCCATGAGCTAGCCCGGAAACTCCCCGGCATCAGACAGGAACTGGAAGCGGGAGTGGGCGTGCCGAGTTGCCAGCATGGCGCAGTACAAGGGCACAATGCGGGAGGCCGGCCGGGCCATGCACCTGATCAAGAAGCGGGAAAAGCAGAAGGAGCAGATGGAGGTGCTGAAGCAGCGGATCGCCGAGGAGACCCTCATCAAGTCGAAGGTGGACAAGAAATTCTCGGCTCATTACGACGCCGTGGaggctgagctgaagtcgagcaCGGTGGGCCTGGTGACCCTGAACGACATGAAGGCCAAGCAGGAGGCCCTGCTCAAGGAGCGGGAGATGCAGCTGGCCAAGAGGGAGCAGCTGGAGGCGCGGCGGCTGCAGCTGGAGGTACTGCGGGAGAAGGAGCGTAAGCAGGAGCAGAAGCGCAAGATCTGCAGCCTGTCCTTCACGCTCGACGAGGGCGACGAGGGCAACGTGGATGAGGAGGTGGTGGCTAGGGAGCAGCCCTCGCCGGCGGGGCTGAGCAAGAAGAAGAACCTGGGGAAGAATCCAGATGTGGACACGAGCTTCCTGCCTGACCGCGACCGCGAGGAGGAGGAGAACCGGCTGCGGGAGCAGCTGCGGGAGGAGTGGGAGGCCAGGCGCGAGAAGGTGAAGCGTGAGGAGATGGAGGTCACGTTCAGCTACTGGGACGGCTCCGGGCACCGGCGCACCGTGCGCATCCACAAGGGTGGCACCGTGCAGCAGTTCCTGAAGAGGGCCCTGCAGGGGCTGCGAAAGGACTTCCGTGAGCTGCGGTCGGCGGGCGTGGAGCAGCTCATGTACATCAAGGAGGACCTGATCCTGCCCCACTACCACACCTTCTACGACTTCATCGTCACCAAGGCCCGGGGCAAGAGTGGGCCGCTCTTCAACTTCGACGTGCACGATGACGTGCGGCTGCTGAGCGACGCCACCATGGAAAAGGATGAGTCACACGCGGGCAAGGTGGTGCTGCGGAGCTGGTACGAGAAGAACAAGCACATCTTCCCCGCGAGCCGCTGGGAACCCTACGACCCTGAAAAGAAGTGGGACAAGTACACGATCCGATGACCCCCTTCCCGCTCCTCTGAGGCTCCCTGTCAtgtcccacccccaccttgtCCTGCATATGGAGCCTTGGCGGCCCCCTGGTGACCTCCTGCCCACACCAAGGCAGCGACAGCCAGCAGAGGAAACGGTTTTCTGTACCCTGGAAATTCCAACTTAATTTGGTGACCTTCATTTCTTTCCCGAAATTTAATAAAGAGCCGAAAGTCTCGTGATTCAAGTGTTGTCATTCTGTTGCTGATGGTTActtttggtttggttgttttgCAGGGGCTTGGGGGCGATTTTTAATGTTACTGTGTGAATTCATGATATGGCCGCGTTGAGCTATATTGGAACCATGACTGGGCATACCGTGGGACACAAGTGAGAGTAAGGGGCGCATTTTTTACCTGGGTCACGGTATTTAAGGAAGTACTCATGGGCATAGACTTTGGAGCCAAACTGCCTGTGTTTGATTCCCAATTTGACTTCTTTACCTGCTGTATAATTTGGGACAAATTAATTgaatctctgtgcttcagtttcctctacTGTAAGTAGGGTAACAATAGCTCTTATGTCATAAGATCTCTTTGGAGATTAAATAAGTaagtatttgtaaagcacttggaACGCAGTAAATGTCTGTTATTCTTTGGTCttggttaatttatttaaagaaccACTATGACCCATTTCAGAACCATGTGAGGACAAAAGGTTGACCTGCCCACAACTTTAACCAGATCAGGGGAGTTGGGAGGGGGCAGTGGCTCACAAACTGGGAGAGCAGACCCCTTCTGAGTGATCCTTAGCTAGATTGTTTAGCCCCAGGGGTTGGGAGTTGGTTAGTATAGCCTAGAGATCAGGATTTCTGTTTGCCTTTTGCCTCAAGCTCCAATATGGCTCTGCACAGTGCTGTTAAAGATTCTATCTTTATTTGCCTTAAAGTTTTGATACTTGATTCAGTGTGGATTTCCTTGTGTTAAtgttgattatttaaaatattgcattaggggcgcctgggtggctcagttggttgagggtcagacttcagctcaggtcatgatctcccagttagtgggttctagccccacatcggactctgtgctgacagctcagagcctagagcctgcttcagattctgtctccctccctctctgcacctctccagctcacactctgtctctctccctctctctcaaaaataaatatttaaaaaatctttacataTTGCATTAAGATATTTATCTTCATTACAGAGTTTTTGGGTGtttccactccccacctccaacGTTTGCCTTAATGCCCAAGGGAGATGCCTCACTCACTTTACCCCAGTCCCAGCTTGGAGTGTAGGAGGGACCCTTCTTTTCTCAGAGTTCTTGACTCAACCCATAAACAAGAACTTCTGCCAGAATGTTGGCCCTCTGGGCTGTGGGTCCCAGCATTGGGACTATTAGGATAATTGGGGAAGCTTTTAAACCTTCCAATTCCCAGGTCACATCCAGAGTCAGGATCTCAGTGGGACATAGACATTAGCATGTTTTGAAGCTCCCCAGGATTCAACGTGCAGTCAGTTTTGAGAAGGAATGTGTTAGGGTTGCCTTCTCTCTACCTCTTACTAACTCCTTCCCTGAGATTCCAGACCATACGTACACCTGGGTCAGAGCTCAGGACAGGCTGAGGGCCTTATCTCTGGACTCTGATTtacttggtggtggtggtgggtgtgtgtgtgtgtgtgaaatggtactacccaaagtgtggtccttggagTGGCAGTGTTAGCCCTTGGCAGCTTATCAGAAAGCAGAATCTCCGGTCCTACCCcacacctactgaatcagaatgtgTGTTCCAACAGGATCAccaggtgattcatatgcacagtaagattttaaaaacctgtaGCCGGCTAGATGTCTGTTCTATagtctgcactttttttttaatagtgatttatctttgagaaagagagagaatgagtggtgagggacatagagagaggaagacagaatccaaagcaggctccaggctctgagctgtgagcacagagccgacttggggctcaaacccagggatggcgagatcatgacctgagccaaagttggtcacttaatcaatcaagtcactcaggcgcccctctatagTCTGCACTTCTAACATCTTAACTCAAGACCTAGACTTAGAGGGTGCTAATAGTAGGACCCCACATCTTTGCTTGCAGGTCCAAGCTACATTTTCTAATCCAGCTTTAATTTGAACATTGATATCCTGGCCACAGTCCAACCCTTGCATCTGTTTCTTAATTGATTTGGTGTTACTTAGACTCACTTAGTTACTTAATCCTTCCATGCATGACAAAACCCACAAAGTTCACAGTGGCTTAAGCaagcttatttcttttcctgtacaAATCTAGAGATAAATTTGCATAGCATCAATCAAAGATCCAGGCTACTTCCATCTGTTCTTTTACCAAAGTGGTCTCCATACCCGCAGATACCTCATAATCCAAGATGGAAGCTCCAACTCCAACCACCACATACACATaccaggaaacagaaagaaggtAAGGGGAGAAGGAAAGCCCAAAGGCATAAAATGACTGTCTCTTAAGGATACGTGTAAACTGACAAATAATACTTTGATTTAGATCCCTTTTGCCAGAGCTTGGTTCTTTGGCACACTTTGCTGCAAGGAAAGCTGGGagatgtagtcttttttttttattttgaagaaaaaattatttattttttaatttcagtatagttaagatacagtgttatattagtttcaggtgtacaatataatggttCAACAATTCTAACATTACTCAacgctcatcatgataagtgtactctttaatcccctttaactatttcatccatccccctatCCACCtgccttctggtaaccatcagtttgtactCTGTAGTTAAGattatgttttttggtttgtctattTTAATTGCTCATTTGTTTCTAAGATTCCACATACGAATGAACTcattatggtatttttctttctctgacttattttacttagcgttatactctctagctccatccatgttgttgcaaatggcaagatttcattctttttcatgactaatatctatatctatctatatctatctatctctctatctctctatctatctatctatctatctatctatctacctatctacatACATattaccatatcttctttatccattcatctattgatggacacttaggttgtttccataatttgactattgtaaataatgatgcaataaacatagggctgcatatatctttttgaaccagttttttcatattctttataaattttttttgtttttttattatttttttaaatctgaaatttattgtcaaataggtttccatacaacacccagtgctcatcccaacaggtgctctcctcaatacccatcactcaccctcccctccatcctaccccccatcagccctcagtttgttctcagtttttaagagtctcttgtgttttggctccctccctctctatcctttttttttttctttccttttcctcccccatggacttctgttacgtttctcaggatcca
This region includes:
- the FAM50B gene encoding protein FAM50B — protein: MAQYKGTMREAGRAMHLIKKREKQKEQMEVLKQRIAEETLIKSKVDKKFSAHYDAVEAELKSSTVGLVTLNDMKAKQEALLKEREMQLAKREQLEARRLQLEVLREKERKQEQKRKICSLSFTLDEGDEGNVDEEVVAREQPSPAGLSKKKNLGKNPDVDTSFLPDRDREEEENRLREQLREEWEARREKVKREEMEVTFSYWDGSGHRRTVRIHKGGTVQQFLKRALQGLRKDFRELRSAGVEQLMYIKEDLILPHYHTFYDFIVTKARGKSGPLFNFDVHDDVRLLSDATMEKDESHAGKVVLRSWYEKNKHIFPASRWEPYDPEKKWDKYTIR